In the genome of Euzebya sp., one region contains:
- a CDS encoding aromatic ring-opening dioxygenase LigA, whose amino-acid sequence MRKTASIASIVLGALMIVGGIATMILVSSTLREQNIVTPDDACLPGNTVAGPFTAYCQAEIIQEHTLESTGGLTYAELDREDPLREVAQNSAFLQSSLFTSIVAYGVAAMAIAVGLLFILIGMGIRDVAQHVTTTAPPASDPVTTA is encoded by the coding sequence TTCCATCGCATCCATCGTGCTCGGCGCGCTGATGATCGTCGGAGGGATCGCCACGATGATCCTGGTCAGCAGCACGCTCCGCGAGCAGAACATCGTCACCCCCGACGACGCGTGCCTGCCCGGCAACACCGTCGCCGGGCCGTTCACCGCGTACTGCCAGGCCGAGATCATCCAGGAGCACACCCTCGAGTCCACCGGCGGGCTGACCTACGCCGAGCTCGACCGGGAGGACCCCCTCCGCGAGGTGGCGCAGAACTCCGCGTTCCTGCAGTCGTCGCTGTTCACCTCGATCGTCGCCTACGGGGTCGCCGCGATGGCGATCGCCGTCGGGCTGCTGTTCATCCTGATCGGGATGGGCATCCGCGACGTCGCCCAGCACGTCACCACGACCGCGCCCCCCGCGAGCGACCCGGTCACGACCGCGTAG
- the ettA gene encoding energy-dependent translational throttle protein EttA, which produces MAEYVYVMKGLTKLVPPSKEILSNIWLSFLPGAKIGVIGPNGAGKSTLLRIMAGVDTEFEGEAWAADGVRVGYLPQEPQLDTDTDVLGNIRRGLGDVVALLDEFDELSAKMADPDLSDDEMQKVYDRFADVQDKIESADGWDLDRTIEIAMDALRVPPGDADVTTLSGGERRRVALCRLLLSKPDMLLLDEPTNHLDAETVAWLERFLQEYPGTVVSITHDRYFLDNVAGWILELDRGKGHPFEGNYSGWLAQKQERLRQEEKTESKRQRTLAHELEWVSASPKARQAKSKARIQAYEALLSQGGQARDGDIEMAIPHTGRLGDVVVEADHVSKGYEDRLLIEDLTFSLPPGGIVGVVGANGAGKTTLFRMIVGEDKPDDGTLRVGETVDLAYVDQTRDALDADKTVFEEITDGNDILEIGGREVNGRAYCGQFNFKGPDQQKKVGQCSGGERNRIHLAKLLRRGGNLLLLDEPTNDLDVDTLRSLEEGLVNFAGCAVVISHDRWFLDRITTHMLAFEGNSQVVWYPGSYSEYAADYKKRVGEDADRPHRIKYKPLTRA; this is translated from the coding sequence ATGGCTGAGTACGTGTACGTGATGAAGGGGCTCACCAAGCTGGTGCCCCCGTCCAAGGAGATCCTCTCCAACATCTGGCTGTCGTTCCTGCCGGGCGCGAAGATCGGCGTCATCGGTCCGAACGGCGCGGGCAAGTCGACCCTGCTGCGGATCATGGCCGGGGTCGACACCGAGTTCGAGGGGGAGGCGTGGGCCGCCGACGGCGTCCGGGTCGGCTACCTGCCCCAGGAGCCGCAGCTCGACACGGACACCGACGTCCTCGGCAACATCCGCCGCGGGCTCGGTGACGTCGTCGCCCTGCTGGACGAGTTCGACGAGCTGTCGGCGAAGATGGCCGACCCGGACCTCTCCGACGACGAGATGCAGAAGGTCTACGACCGCTTCGCCGACGTCCAGGACAAGATCGAGTCGGCTGACGGCTGGGACCTCGACCGGACCATCGAGATCGCCATGGACGCCCTCCGCGTCCCGCCGGGCGACGCGGACGTCACGACGCTGAGCGGGGGTGAGCGCCGCCGCGTCGCGCTGTGCCGGCTGTTGCTCTCGAAGCCCGACATGCTGCTGCTCGACGAGCCCACGAACCACCTCGACGCCGAGACCGTCGCGTGGCTCGAGCGCTTCCTGCAGGAGTACCCCGGCACGGTCGTGTCGATCACGCACGACCGCTACTTCCTCGACAACGTCGCCGGCTGGATCCTCGAGCTCGATCGCGGCAAGGGCCACCCCTTCGAGGGCAACTACTCCGGCTGGCTCGCCCAGAAGCAGGAGCGCCTGCGCCAGGAGGAGAAGACCGAGTCCAAGCGGCAGCGCACCCTGGCCCACGAGCTCGAGTGGGTGAGCGCCAGCCCGAAGGCCCGCCAGGCCAAGTCGAAGGCACGCATCCAGGCGTACGAGGCGCTGCTGAGCCAAGGCGGCCAGGCCCGTGACGGCGACATCGAGATGGCGATCCCGCACACCGGCCGCCTGGGTGACGTGGTCGTCGAGGCCGACCACGTGTCCAAGGGCTACGAGGACCGGCTGCTGATCGAGGACCTGACCTTCAGCCTGCCGCCCGGCGGCATCGTCGGGGTCGTGGGCGCGAACGGCGCCGGCAAGACCACGCTGTTCCGCATGATCGTGGGCGAGGACAAGCCCGACGACGGCACCCTCCGCGTCGGCGAGACCGTCGACCTGGCCTACGTCGACCAGACCCGGGATGCGCTGGATGCCGACAAGACGGTGTTCGAGGAGATCACCGACGGCAACGACATCCTCGAGATCGGCGGTCGTGAGGTGAACGGCCGCGCGTACTGCGGCCAGTTCAACTTCAAGGGCCCGGACCAGCAGAAGAAGGTGGGGCAGTGCTCGGGCGGTGAGCGGAACCGCATCCACCTGGCCAAGCTGCTCCGCCGGGGCGGCAACCTGCTGCTGCTGGACGAGCCGACCAACGACCTCGACGTCGACACGCTCCGGTCCCTCGAGGAGGGGCTGGTCAACTTCGCCGGCTGCGCGGTGGTCATCAGCCACGACCGCTGGTTCCTCGACCGCATCACCACCCACATGCTGGCCTTCGAGGGCAACTCCCAGGTCGTCTGGTACCCCGGCTCGTACTCCGAGTACGCCGCGGACTACAAGAAGCGCGTCGGCGAGGACGCCGACCGCCCCCACCGGATCAAGTACAAGCCGCTAACCCGCGCCTGA
- a CDS encoding cell wall-binding repeat-containing protein, with protein MTPAPAIALRRAGALLGALVLVLLVLPDVAGAANPGPNGELFLTRDTDGNGATTPGLIAVTPGGAERAIGAEPGPGFSPEVSPDGRELLIRTPGDGLSRISTAGGPVIEVVPAGRAAHQGAWSPDGSQVIYLDLQAGWSVIGIDGTGARPLNPATSAGAHDITWSTDGFAYQAEGRRIVRIDPATGTATEIGVEGVQILEDFGLDSSPDGASLVVACYVDTDTSDPSTCILGTDGGLRQVISPDDRFQRDPLFSPDGTRVAFSMERPDFSAADMWSTDLSGGDLRQISSDGAATSWGRAPETPPTPLEEPPPPPTEAPIACGGFDGDPATTERADFTDPIAYAVAVSQARFDCDGSDGAAHVVLSRDDAFADSLVGAALTGRGPLLFTETDTLPDTTADEIQRLLDDGDPIYLLGGTSAISQAVEDQLTAFEVRRLAGPSRVETSVRVAEEVIALGADGDTVALARAGGPADNPTAAWADSVSAGAWTALRAIPTVVTDTASLHPAVAAFLDATGPSATVLLGGTAALSQAVEDEVPGPQRIAGDSRDATAQAIADELLGSTDDGNRQLVVINGYRADGWLFGLPAAGLAADAGAAIALAQDPVPPATLEMACSPADVDLLLAGGLGVLSDAAATQLDSSGAC; from the coding sequence ATGACGCCCGCCCCGGCGATCGCACTCCGGCGTGCCGGTGCGCTCCTCGGCGCGCTGGTGCTCGTCCTGCTCGTGCTCCCCGACGTCGCGGGCGCCGCGAACCCGGGGCCGAACGGCGAGCTGTTCCTGACCCGTGACACCGACGGCAACGGGGCGACCACCCCGGGGCTGATCGCCGTGACCCCCGGAGGTGCGGAGCGGGCCATCGGGGCCGAGCCCGGGCCGGGCTTCAGCCCCGAGGTGTCCCCGGACGGCCGGGAGCTGCTCATCAGGACGCCCGGGGACGGGCTCAGCCGCATCTCGACCGCCGGCGGTCCGGTCATCGAGGTGGTGCCCGCGGGCCGGGCGGCCCACCAGGGCGCCTGGTCACCCGACGGCAGCCAGGTGATCTACCTCGACCTCCAGGCCGGGTGGAGCGTCATCGGGATCGACGGCACCGGTGCGCGGCCGCTGAACCCGGCGACGAGCGCGGGCGCCCACGACATCACCTGGTCCACCGACGGGTTCGCCTACCAGGCCGAGGGGCGCCGGATCGTCCGGATCGACCCCGCGACGGGCACCGCGACGGAGATCGGTGTCGAGGGCGTGCAGATCCTCGAGGACTTCGGACTCGACTCCTCCCCCGACGGCGCCAGCCTCGTCGTCGCCTGCTACGTCGACACCGACACGTCGGACCCGAGCACCTGCATCCTCGGGACCGACGGCGGGTTGCGGCAGGTCATCTCCCCGGACGACCGGTTCCAGCGCGACCCGCTGTTCTCGCCGGACGGCACCCGCGTCGCGTTCTCCATGGAGCGACCGGACTTCAGCGCCGCCGACATGTGGTCCACGGACCTCTCCGGCGGCGACCTCCGCCAGATCTCCTCCGACGGCGCGGCCACGTCCTGGGGCCGCGCACCCGAGACCCCGCCGACGCCGCTGGAGGAGCCGCCACCACCGCCCACCGAGGCGCCGATCGCCTGTGGCGGGTTCGACGGCGACCCGGCGACGACGGAGCGGGCGGACTTCACCGACCCGATCGCCTACGCGGTCGCGGTCAGCCAGGCCCGCTTCGACTGCGACGGCAGCGACGGCGCCGCCCACGTCGTGCTGTCCCGCGACGACGCCTTCGCCGACTCCCTCGTCGGTGCCGCCCTCACCGGACGTGGGCCGCTGCTGTTCACCGAGACCGACACCCTGCCGGACACGACCGCCGACGAGATCCAGCGACTGCTCGACGACGGCGACCCGATCTACCTCCTCGGCGGCACCAGCGCCATCAGCCAAGCCGTCGAGGACCAGCTGACCGCCTTCGAGGTGCGCCGCCTGGCCGGCCCCTCACGCGTGGAGACCTCGGTGCGCGTCGCCGAGGAGGTCATCGCCCTCGGGGCCGACGGCGACACCGTGGCGCTCGCGAGAGCCGGTGGACCCGCTGACAACCCCACCGCCGCATGGGCCGACAGCGTGTCGGCCGGCGCGTGGACCGCGCTGCGGGCCATCCCGACGGTGGTGACCGACACCGCGTCGCTGCACCCCGCGGTCGCGGCGTTCCTCGACGCCACCGGCCCGTCGGCGACCGTCCTGCTCGGCGGCACCGCCGCCCTGTCGCAGGCCGTCGAGGACGAGGTCCCCGGCCCCCAGCGGATCGCCGGTGACAGCCGCGACGCGACCGCTCAGGCGATCGCCGACGAGCTGCTGGGATCAACGGACGACGGCAACCGCCAGCTCGTGGTCATCAACGGCTACCGGGCCGACGGGTGGCTCTTCGGCCTCCCCGCGGCCGGGCTGGCCGCCGACGCCGGCGCCGCGATCGCCCTCGCCCAGGACCCGGTCCCACCCGCGACCCTCGAGATGGCGTGCTCGCCGGCGGACGTCGACCTGCTGCTGGCCGGCGGGCTCGGCGTGCTCAGCGACGCCGCTGCGACCCAGCTGGACAGCTCCGGGGCGTGCTGA
- a CDS encoding cell wall-binding repeat-containing protein → MTRPRPLLIVLTCLLLTLPVAPAAAVAPGENGEIVVLAQDPADSRFQTVVAVDPATGDRRELVPPNIIDSVAVSPDGTAVAYTLQRNLYVQPLGGTTDDRELLVQLDAATYALEWSPDGSEILVVDGETFTAHPVDGSAPRVLAPNRQSGGQFTYQSVTWTSQDQIVAIELSAMLIIDAATGESRIVDPEESPNAQGLGVDASPDGSQLVFACVQPDDNSFSLRLCITGLDMVVQRTVDLSDVDVEPAHPAFSPDGTQVAFIGPARADDAMLYVTPIAGAGTQALGAVGGLGISPEWAVAGGGTPPPPPASEEPLACGGFDGDPTTTERADFADPIAYAVAVSQARFDCDGSRAAAHVVLSRDDAFADSLVGAALTGDGPLLFTRTDTLPDATATEIDRLLDDGGTIYLLGGTAAISQAVADQLTDAGHDVQRLAGPSRVETSVAVATEVRTLGDDAGILAIARAGGPTDNPTAAWADSVTAGAWTAADAVPTVVTDTASLHPAVADFIADAQPDKTFLLGGEAALSPAVADAVPNPTRIAGASRAGTAQAIATQQIGPPDDDTRELVVINGFREDGWLFGLPAAGLAADTHAPIALAQDPLPPETTTMACSPDTIDILLAGGLDALPDAVTDQLDAAPGCAA, encoded by the coding sequence ATGACCCGCCCCCGTCCGCTGCTGATCGTCCTGACCTGCCTGCTGCTCACCCTGCCGGTCGCCCCCGCCGCCGCGGTCGCGCCCGGTGAGAACGGTGAGATCGTCGTCCTGGCCCAGGACCCCGCCGACTCGCGCTTCCAGACCGTGGTCGCCGTGGACCCGGCGACCGGGGACCGCCGTGAACTGGTCCCGCCGAACATCATCGACTCGGTGGCGGTCTCGCCTGACGGGACGGCCGTCGCCTACACGTTGCAGCGGAACCTGTACGTCCAGCCGCTGGGCGGGACGACCGACGACCGCGAGTTGCTCGTCCAGCTCGACGCCGCCACCTACGCCCTGGAGTGGTCGCCGGACGGCAGCGAGATCCTGGTGGTCGACGGCGAGACCTTCACCGCGCACCCGGTGGACGGCAGCGCGCCCCGGGTGCTCGCCCCGAACCGGCAATCCGGTGGCCAGTTCACGTACCAGTCGGTGACCTGGACGTCGCAGGACCAGATCGTGGCCATCGAGCTGTCGGCGATGCTCATCATCGATGCGGCCACGGGGGAGTCCCGGATCGTGGACCCGGAGGAGTCCCCCAACGCCCAAGGGCTGGGCGTGGACGCCAGCCCCGACGGGTCGCAGCTGGTGTTCGCGTGCGTGCAACCGGACGACAACTCGTTCAGCCTGCGGCTGTGCATCACCGGGCTCGACATGGTCGTGCAGCGCACGGTCGACCTGAGCGATGTCGATGTCGAGCCGGCACACCCGGCGTTCTCGCCCGACGGCACCCAGGTCGCGTTCATCGGTCCCGCCCGGGCGGACGACGCGATGCTGTACGTGACCCCGATCGCCGGGGCCGGGACGCAGGCGCTCGGCGCCGTCGGTGGGCTGGGGATCAGCCCGGAGTGGGCCGTGGCCGGCGGGGGCACGCCACCGCCGCCGCCGGCGTCGGAGGAGCCGCTGGCCTGCGGCGGATTCGACGGCGACCCGACGACCACCGAGCGGGCGGACTTCGCTGACCCGATCGCCTACGCCGTCGCGGTCAGCCAGGCCCGCTTCGACTGCGACGGCAGCCGCGCCGCCGCCCACGTCGTGCTCTCCCGCGACGACGCCTTCGCCGACTCCCTCGTCGGCGCCGCCCTCACCGGCGACGGCCCCCTCCTGTTCACGCGCACCGACACCCTCCCCGACGCCACCGCCACCGAGATCGACCGGCTCCTCGACGACGGCGGCACCATCTACCTCCTCGGCGGCACCGCAGCGATCAGCCAAGCCGTCGCCGACCAGCTGACCGACGCCGGCCACGACGTCCAGCGCCTCGCCGGCCCGTCACGCGTCGAGACCTCCGTCGCCGTCGCCACCGAGGTCCGCACCCTCGGCGACGACGCCGGCATCCTCGCCATCGCCCGCGCCGGCGGCCCCACCGACAACCCCACCGCCGCCTGGGCCGACTCCGTCACCGCCGGCGCCTGGACCGCAGCCGACGCCGTCCCGACCGTCGTCACCGACACCGCCTCGCTCCACCCCGCCGTCGCCGACTTCATCGCCGACGCCCAACCCGACAAGACCTTCCTCCTCGGCGGCGAGGCCGCCCTCTCCCCCGCCGTCGCCGACGCCGTCCCCAACCCCACCCGCATCGCCGGCGCCAGCCGCGCCGGCACCGCCCAGGCCATCGCCACCCAGCAGATCGGCCCGCCCGACGACGACACCCGCGAGCTCGTCGTCATCAACGGCTTCCGCGAGGACGGCTGGCTCTTCGGCCTCCCCGCCGCCGGCCTCGCCGCAGACACCCACGCCCCCATCGCCCTCGCCCAAGACCCCCTCCCCCCGGAGACCACCACCATGGCCTGCAGCCCCGACACCATCGACATCCTCCTCGCCGGCGGACTCGACGCCCTCCCCGACGCCGTCACCGACCAGCTCGACGCCGCCCCCGGGTGCGCGGCATGA